In Microvenator marinus, one genomic interval encodes:
- a CDS encoding DUF695 domain-containing protein → MEWEIYPTPVQSNLGLMLVNLSYLNEGKVGDWPYLNWIRVLYDADSQGFPTQAEQHELEEISDGITEQLGPRGAIVGRLSVDGRREFFVYSDEPCADEIMATLQERFPARRFTRRASEDPEWDVYFGFLCPDAVQLQRLASHKGMQALQEQGDFTNIPRPVVHAAAFTDESAAEEFGLFLEAMGFEITTQEEVENEEAMRPFVIKCVGEHPVDVVGIERFVMPLFQKARELGGEYGGWQCSAVIVS, encoded by the coding sequence ATGGAATGGGAAATTTATCCAACACCTGTGCAATCCAATCTTGGATTGATGCTTGTGAATCTGAGCTATCTCAACGAAGGAAAGGTTGGGGATTGGCCGTATCTGAACTGGATCCGAGTCCTATACGACGCGGATTCACAGGGGTTTCCAACCCAGGCAGAACAACACGAACTCGAAGAGATTTCTGATGGAATCACCGAACAACTAGGGCCGCGCGGGGCGATTGTTGGCCGGCTCAGCGTGGATGGGCGTCGCGAATTTTTTGTCTATTCTGACGAGCCTTGTGCTGACGAGATCATGGCAACTCTACAAGAGCGCTTTCCCGCTCGCAGGTTTACGCGAAGGGCTTCAGAGGACCCCGAATGGGACGTCTACTTTGGCTTCTTATGCCCTGATGCAGTGCAGCTACAGCGTCTCGCGTCGCACAAGGGAATGCAGGCCCTTCAAGAGCAAGGCGATTTCACAAATATTCCGCGTCCTGTGGTCCATGCGGCGGCCTTTACTGATGAGAGCGCCGCCGAGGAATTCGGCCTTTTTTTAGAGGCCATGGGATTTGAAATCACAACTCAAGAAGAGGTCGAGAACGAAGAGGCGATGCGCCCCTTCGTCATCAAGTGCGTGGGCGAGCATCCGGTGGATGTGGTGGGAATCGAGCGATTTGTGATGCCACTTTTCCAGAAAGCCAGAGAGCTCGGTGGCGAATACGGGGGATGGCAATGTTCGGCTGTGATTGTCTCTTAG
- the hpf gene encoding ribosome hibernation-promoting factor, HPF/YfiA family, translating to MRIETDIVFRDMESSEAVKSAVEKYLEKIERHYAAVQRCRVVLEQSHRSQNSGNLFSVSLDIAVPGTTINVGRDGVKDESHEDIYVAIRDAFLAAERQLDKYTAKRQP from the coding sequence ATGCGTATTGAAACTGATATCGTTTTTCGTGACATGGAGTCTTCAGAAGCAGTCAAGAGTGCTGTGGAGAAGTATCTCGAGAAGATCGAGCGCCATTACGCGGCAGTACAGCGATGCAGGGTGGTATTGGAGCAATCTCACCGCAGCCAGAATAGCGGGAATTTGTTCAGTGTGAGTCTCGATATTGCGGTCCCTGGGACCACCATCAACGTGGGAAGAGACGGGGTCAAGGACGAGTCCCACGAAGATATCTACGTGGCGATTCGAGATGCATTCCTTGCAGCCGAGCGTCAGCTCGATAAGTACACGGCAAAGCGTCAGCCCTGA
- a CDS encoding serine/threonine-protein kinase — MKFRERFESLGLDERTLQMASTATVAPSTTTLDLSELMELLPEIGHVSELELMDKLDEGGMGVISVARQRALGRHVAVKAPKETGNQRAAQGLVQEAHVTGLLEHPNVVPVHNLGRNLTGDPLLVMKRIQGVSWLKILQDPELAPVASPDLAWHIHILIQVANALRIAHRRQIVHRDIKPENIMIGEFGEVYLMDWGLALYLGDVEENPYLPRRDSASGLAGTPAYMAPEMTLDDASEVDFTTDVYLLGATLYHVVEGKPPHGAESLFESLRLAFEGALPAFSEHWPDFLKDIASRALAPDKGERFASVEAFQRELEVYLEVRGSIALTKASSETLDEVVSSELGDSERSERLAEARFGFRQALAQWSGNEAAAQGLRQTEIQLFHYHLERGHLDLAESILANLDPAPPECVEALDRAKQERDALSERVEDLERWVRELDPRVGGAARALLVLGLGGFWVGTAIWSHINLDLSARTHTLEDTIWWMIRTVGAGFAMIFLLRKMLFKTESNRRIMYVVIGMLFAMLASRFSGFLADVPIWETARTELAMYAMAVIALGMMTKMRIAYACVTHFAASLLAASFPEYTYLFIATSNALTFIWVGFHWYTPRRVSN, encoded by the coding sequence GTGAAATTCCGAGAACGTTTTGAATCCTTGGGGCTTGATGAGCGCACGTTGCAAATGGCGAGCACGGCCACCGTTGCCCCGAGCACCACCACCCTAGATCTCAGCGAGCTGATGGAGCTCCTTCCCGAAATCGGGCATGTCTCCGAGCTCGAGCTGATGGACAAGTTGGACGAAGGTGGAATGGGAGTCATTTCTGTGGCGAGGCAACGGGCGCTCGGGCGCCATGTTGCAGTCAAAGCGCCAAAAGAGACCGGGAATCAGCGCGCTGCTCAAGGGCTAGTGCAAGAGGCGCACGTCACGGGGCTTCTGGAGCACCCCAATGTGGTGCCGGTCCATAATCTGGGGCGCAATCTAACTGGGGATCCGCTCCTCGTGATGAAGCGAATTCAAGGGGTCTCCTGGCTAAAGATCCTTCAAGATCCCGAGTTGGCCCCGGTAGCTTCGCCAGACTTGGCCTGGCACATTCATATTTTGATTCAGGTCGCGAACGCGTTGCGAATAGCGCATCGTCGACAGATTGTGCACCGCGACATCAAGCCAGAGAACATCATGATTGGGGAGTTTGGCGAGGTCTATCTGATGGACTGGGGCCTCGCTCTTTATCTAGGTGATGTGGAAGAGAATCCCTATTTACCGCGCAGAGATTCGGCTTCCGGCCTTGCAGGAACGCCGGCCTATATGGCGCCCGAAATGACGCTCGACGACGCGAGTGAGGTTGATTTTACCACTGACGTCTATTTGTTGGGGGCCACTCTTTATCACGTGGTTGAAGGCAAACCACCCCATGGTGCGGAGTCGTTATTCGAGTCATTGAGACTCGCCTTTGAGGGGGCGTTGCCGGCGTTTTCCGAGCATTGGCCGGATTTCTTGAAAGACATCGCATCGCGTGCGCTCGCCCCGGATAAGGGGGAACGTTTTGCTTCGGTTGAGGCGTTTCAACGTGAACTCGAAGTTTATCTCGAAGTTCGTGGGTCTATCGCGCTGACAAAGGCGTCGAGCGAGACCCTCGATGAGGTTGTTAGCAGTGAACTTGGAGACTCGGAGCGTAGCGAGCGCTTGGCCGAGGCTCGATTTGGTTTCAGGCAAGCTCTCGCGCAATGGAGTGGCAACGAGGCCGCCGCTCAAGGGCTTCGTCAGACTGAGATACAGCTCTTTCACTATCATTTGGAGCGCGGTCATTTGGATTTGGCTGAGTCGATTTTGGCCAACCTCGACCCGGCACCACCCGAATGTGTGGAGGCGTTGGATCGCGCCAAGCAAGAACGCGATGCCCTCAGTGAAAGGGTAGAAGACCTTGAGAGGTGGGTCCGCGAGTTGGACCCAAGGGTTGGAGGGGCCGCCCGCGCGCTCCTCGTCTTGGGGCTTGGAGGTTTTTGGGTGGGCACAGCGATTTGGTCCCACATTAACCTGGATTTGAGCGCCCGGACCCACACGCTTGAAGACACGATTTGGTGGATGATTCGTACTGTGGGTGCAGGCTTTGCGATGATTTTCCTTCTTCGGAAGATGCTTTTCAAGACCGAGTCTAACCGTCGAATCATGTACGTCGTGATCGGGATGCTTTTTGCGATGCTGGCGTCGAGGTTCAGCGGATTCTTAGCCGATGTACCCATTTGGGAGACGGCGCGCACTGAGCTCGCGATGTATGCCATGGCGGTGATTGCGCTCGGGATGATGACCAAGATGCGAATCGCTTACGCGTGTGTCACGCATTTTGCGGCCTCGTTACTCGCCGCCTCATTTCCTGAATACACCTATCTCTTCATCGCGACTTCCAATGCGCTGACCTTCATCTGGGTCGGATTCCATTGGTACACACCGCGTCGTGTTTCTAATTAG
- a CDS encoding YeeE/YedE family protein, producing the protein MEVQTWITAALGGGIIGLASALLLAFNGRIAGISGITGGLISPTRGEVSWRLMFLIGLLGGGFLMALLMPEAFTASPRSTFWVVAAGLLVGFGTRLGSGCTSGHGVCGLSRFSPRSLVATLTFIGAGMVTVALFNGFGG; encoded by the coding sequence ATGGAAGTACAAACTTGGATCACAGCAGCGCTAGGGGGAGGCATCATCGGTCTCGCGTCTGCGCTGCTCTTGGCGTTCAACGGACGCATCGCAGGGATATCGGGTATCACTGGCGGCTTAATCTCTCCCACTCGTGGCGAGGTGAGTTGGCGACTGATGTTCCTAATTGGGCTCCTCGGTGGAGGCTTCTTGATGGCACTTTTGATGCCGGAAGCGTTCACGGCGAGTCCTCGGTCTACCTTCTGGGTTGTCGCAGCAGGCCTCTTGGTCGGCTTCGGCACTCGTCTTGGTAGCGGTTGTACCAGCGGTCACGGCGTGTGCGGCTTGAGTCGATTCTCACCTCGCTCGCTCGTCGCGACTTTGACATTCATCGGGGCAGGTATGGTTACCGTGGCCCTCTTTAACGGATTTGGAGGTTAA
- a CDS encoding YeeE/YedE family protein, with protein MAAPQVVALVSGALFSVGLVLAQMTKPERVIGFLDVANWDPTLVFVMGGAVIVYAVLFRLIMKRPKPFVAPKFAVPTNRTIDKKLVAGSALFGIGWGMAGFCPGPGLVSLASGMSALTFVIAMLSGMFLHTNFQQWLDRRASSSEGSEALPATVSSK; from the coding sequence ATGGCAGCGCCTCAAGTTGTAGCATTGGTATCAGGTGCTCTTTTTTCGGTGGGCCTCGTATTGGCCCAAATGACTAAGCCAGAACGAGTGATCGGATTCCTCGATGTGGCAAACTGGGACCCTACGTTGGTCTTCGTAATGGGCGGTGCAGTGATTGTGTACGCCGTCTTGTTCCGATTGATCATGAAAAGGCCCAAGCCCTTTGTGGCCCCGAAGTTCGCCGTACCTACCAATCGTACGATCGACAAGAAATTGGTTGCAGGGTCTGCGCTCTTCGGCATCGGATGGGGAATGGCTGGATTTTGTCCAGGCCCCGGTCTTGTTTCACTTGCCTCAGGGATGTCTGCGCTCACATTTGTGATCGCGATGCTTTCTGGGATGTTTTTACACACGAACTTTCAACAATGGTTGGACCGGCGTGCATCATCGAGCGAGGGCAGTGAGGCTCTCCCCGCGACCGTTTCATCCAAATAA
- a CDS encoding MBL fold metallo-hydrolase — protein MEIKHFFDNRTWTLTYVVWDPDTKDAVVIDPVLDYEPAASKTWTESVEEVVKFLKDNDLKLHYILETHAHADHLSGARVIKSVFPDAKLAVGKRITDVQKVFKGVFDLPEDFPTDGRQFDQLFDEGQTYKAGSLEFDVIFTPGHTPACTTLRFEDNVFTGDALFMPDGGTGRCDFPGGSATDMYHSIHNKLYSLPEDTKVWVGHDYQPNGRELQYMATIGEQKEKNVALRASTTEKEFVEWREARDKTLSAPKLLFQSVQVNVDAGRLPEPKANKVRYLKIPINVFRPPQEGEMTIDLV, from the coding sequence ATGGAAATCAAACATTTCTTCGACAATCGCACCTGGACACTTACGTACGTGGTCTGGGATCCGGACACCAAGGATGCTGTGGTCATCGACCCAGTCCTCGACTACGAACCCGCTGCGTCCAAGACTTGGACGGAGTCTGTGGAAGAGGTGGTGAAGTTCTTGAAGGATAACGACCTCAAGCTTCACTATATCCTTGAAACACATGCACATGCCGATCACCTCAGCGGTGCGCGAGTAATCAAATCAGTCTTTCCCGACGCAAAGCTCGCTGTAGGAAAGCGTATCACTGATGTGCAGAAGGTCTTCAAAGGGGTCTTCGATTTGCCTGAGGATTTCCCGACGGACGGCCGGCAGTTCGACCAACTCTTTGATGAGGGTCAAACGTACAAGGCTGGCTCTTTGGAATTCGATGTGATCTTCACACCTGGCCATACTCCCGCGTGCACAACGCTCAGATTCGAAGACAATGTCTTCACGGGTGACGCGCTCTTTATGCCAGACGGTGGAACCGGGCGTTGCGACTTCCCCGGTGGTAGTGCCACGGATATGTATCACTCGATTCACAACAAGCTCTACTCGTTGCCAGAAGACACCAAGGTGTGGGTGGGCCACGACTACCAGCCAAACGGCCGTGAGCTTCAATATATGGCCACCATCGGTGAGCAGAAGGAAAAGAACGTGGCGCTTCGAGCTTCGACGACTGAGAAGGAGTTCGTTGAGTGGCGTGAGGCACGCGACAAGACCCTCTCAGCACCAAAGCTGCTCTTCCAAAGTGTTCAGGTCAACGTGGATGCCGGAAGGCTACCGGAACCTAAGGCCAATAAGGTCCGTTATCTCAAGATTCCGATTAACGTTTTCCGTCCGCCTCAAGAGGGCGAAATGACCATCGACCTCGTCTAG
- a CDS encoding DUF4132 domain-containing protein — protein MEKGWVGAGEYELSVEDAKIICRNSSGKVLKSVPSKVKSTSEYEELQLALLWLNDHERECREHVESWMLRSLPVPRALAESVWKDSAWRTFLEFAVVSPLKDADDEDFGFFLGASEKGIGIVNLDGETRWLDSAALTIPHPVLIPELDDFRELAMELGYEQKLQQLFRETFTKPEKLDPKASALSTFAEGKFEQLNYALGRCRTLGYPVRGGFASCKVMEGGKLAEARYWIGSEYPEYETYTGDLIWVDERERSIPIVEVGPVAYSEGMRMASAIFAGRAKEEEKQD, from the coding sequence ATGGAGAAGGGATGGGTTGGAGCGGGCGAATACGAGCTTAGCGTTGAGGACGCGAAGATCATTTGCCGCAATTCGAGCGGAAAGGTTCTAAAATCAGTGCCGAGCAAGGTCAAAAGCACGTCTGAGTATGAAGAGCTTCAGCTCGCGCTTTTATGGCTCAACGATCACGAAAGAGAGTGCCGAGAGCATGTTGAGTCTTGGATGCTACGCTCGCTGCCTGTTCCGCGAGCGCTGGCCGAAAGTGTTTGGAAGGACTCCGCATGGCGAACATTCTTGGAGTTCGCGGTTGTGTCTCCTCTCAAAGACGCTGATGACGAAGACTTCGGCTTCTTCCTGGGCGCGTCGGAGAAGGGGATCGGAATCGTAAATCTTGACGGTGAGACCCGATGGCTCGACTCAGCCGCTCTCACTATTCCGCATCCAGTTCTTATCCCTGAGCTCGATGATTTCAGAGAGCTCGCAATGGAGCTCGGCTACGAACAAAAGCTCCAACAGCTATTCAGAGAGACGTTCACCAAGCCAGAAAAGCTCGACCCCAAAGCCAGTGCGTTGAGCACGTTTGCAGAAGGGAAATTCGAACAGCTCAATTACGCCTTGGGGCGTTGCAGAACGCTCGGCTACCCGGTTCGCGGCGGCTTCGCATCGTGCAAAGTTATGGAGGGCGGAAAGCTCGCTGAAGCCCGTTATTGGATCGGGTCGGAGTACCCCGAGTACGAGACCTACACGGGGGACCTGATCTGGGTGGACGAGCGGGAGCGTTCGATACCCATCGTAGAGGTTGGACCGGTTGCGTATTCCGAGGGGATGCGAATGGCGAGTGCGATCTTCGCGGGTCGTGCAAAAGAAGAAGAAAAACAAGACTAG
- a CDS encoding IgGFc-binding protein: protein MHKALIFLIFLGALSCSDDTTTAGPDENCQPGESFNPITGQCIPRGTPDPNTPDANGDTPDMTIPDPNNMPDQSQPDMPLTNDCTGTERRCNQETVELCVNGQFTAQQNCAANGETCFLGNCIMDSNSCEPGASRCISQTEYQNCQADGMTWGQAESCPAERTCEAGECVAGCAGLLDEKSNVGCEYITMRHDQRSGLRTLPHTVVVSNPGDQPVTVQVTSPGGLNSGINSQTVQPLTSAVLNFPTSPMVSAAGTSQNFYIIQSDRPVIATQFAPLNNPGIGSETSDASLLLPTNALGREYVVVGWPPGYIDIVSTQAGTVVQVSSPVSLSGGNAGSVPANGTGSFALGANTVLHLGGGSIFQPVNVDGVTITSNNPIAVYTGAGLVNIPSQPVRQNPPSGCGQLDAGCATNDQCCSGICGYDGIGAPLTCRDSLAAGDHVEQQLFPVETWGQNYVAVPYRNRGINDFTLYKIVAARDNTTVTLSPAVNGLTTFTMNRGDIRQIYGPNAFEITADQPVMLGQYMIGGSISTSDDGDPAFMVPPAVQQFRDSYVFLVPGNYRRNYVTIMKRPGTTVTLDGNTIPQSSFQATGGTLGWEYAMLDNIAAGVHTASSTDTFGIVVHGMDEYISYAFAGGVTLPE from the coding sequence ATGCATAAAGCCCTAATTTTCTTGATTTTTCTCGGCGCGCTATCTTGCAGCGACGATACCACCACAGCTGGCCCCGATGAAAACTGCCAGCCCGGCGAATCGTTCAATCCGATCACCGGTCAGTGTATTCCTCGGGGTACCCCAGATCCGAACACTCCGGATGCTAACGGTGATACGCCGGATATGACAATTCCGGACCCGAACAACATGCCCGACCAGTCTCAACCGGACATGCCCCTGACCAACGATTGCACAGGAACCGAAAGGCGCTGCAACCAGGAGACCGTGGAACTCTGCGTCAACGGCCAATTCACGGCCCAGCAGAACTGCGCGGCCAACGGTGAGACATGCTTCCTTGGAAACTGCATCATGGACTCGAACTCCTGCGAGCCTGGAGCATCGCGCTGCATAAGCCAGACCGAGTACCAGAATTGCCAGGCCGACGGCATGACCTGGGGTCAGGCCGAATCATGCCCCGCGGAACGTACGTGCGAGGCCGGCGAGTGCGTGGCGGGCTGCGCGGGCCTTCTCGACGAAAAGTCGAACGTGGGCTGCGAGTACATCACCATGCGCCACGACCAACGCTCAGGCCTAAGAACCCTACCTCACACCGTCGTCGTCTCCAATCCGGGCGACCAACCAGTGACGGTTCAAGTCACGAGCCCAGGCGGACTTAACTCCGGCATCAACTCACAGACGGTTCAACCCCTCACCAGTGCCGTTCTTAACTTCCCGACCTCGCCCATGGTGAGTGCAGCAGGAACTTCTCAAAACTTCTATATCATCCAGTCTGACAGGCCCGTGATTGCAACGCAGTTTGCGCCGCTGAACAACCCGGGAATTGGTAGCGAAACGAGCGACGCCTCGCTTCTCCTTCCGACAAACGCACTCGGCCGTGAATACGTGGTCGTGGGCTGGCCTCCTGGTTATATCGATATCGTGTCGACTCAGGCCGGAACGGTCGTGCAGGTTTCTTCTCCAGTGAGCCTTAGTGGCGGAAACGCAGGCTCAGTGCCCGCCAACGGTACCGGCTCCTTCGCGCTTGGAGCCAACACGGTGCTTCACCTCGGCGGCGGGAGTATCTTCCAACCCGTCAACGTGGATGGTGTGACGATTACGTCCAACAACCCAATTGCAGTGTATACTGGGGCCGGGCTCGTCAACATACCGAGTCAGCCAGTGCGTCAGAACCCTCCATCGGGCTGTGGACAGCTCGATGCGGGCTGCGCGACAAATGACCAGTGTTGCTCCGGCATTTGCGGATACGACGGCATTGGAGCCCCTCTGACGTGTCGAGACAGCCTTGCAGCCGGCGACCACGTTGAGCAACAGCTCTTCCCGGTGGAAACGTGGGGTCAAAACTATGTGGCTGTGCCCTACAGAAACCGTGGAATCAACGATTTCACGCTCTATAAAATCGTGGCTGCACGCGACAATACAACGGTGACCTTGAGTCCTGCTGTGAACGGATTGACAACCTTCACGATGAATCGAGGCGATATCCGGCAGATCTACGGACCGAACGCCTTTGAGATCACGGCAGACCAGCCTGTGATGCTCGGCCAGTATATGATTGGCGGCTCGATCAGCACGTCGGACGACGGCGATCCGGCGTTTATGGTGCCACCAGCTGTTCAGCAGTTTAGAGATTCTTACGTGTTCCTAGTCCCCGGCAACTATCGTCGAAACTACGTCACGATCATGAAGCGACCTGGCACCACCGTCACGCTCGATGGAAACACAATTCCTCAGTCGTCGTTCCAGGCCACGGGCGGGACTCTTGGCTGGGAATACGCCATGCTCGACAATATCGCTGCAGGCGTCCATACCGCGAGCTCCACGGATACCTTTGGCATCGTGGTTCACGGTATGGACGAGTACATCAGCTATGCATTTGCAGGCGGCGTGACGCTCCCCGAATAA
- a CDS encoding YebC/PmpR family DNA-binding transcriptional regulator, with translation MGRIFETRKHTMFARWDKMAKAFTRCGKEIEIAVKSGGADPKSNPALRRVLQNARSVNMPKDKIEAAIKRALGGDSKDYEILVYEGYAPHGVPLLVEAATDNPTRTIANIRVHFNKGGGNLGTTGSVGFLFKRMGVFRLDPEGLDLDELELGLIDFGLVEIGEGEGEKGEAQLILRCEFNDFGNLQTGLEELGISPLKADSEYIPLSMTELGEKEAEEVMALVDRLEQDDDVQNVFHNLA, from the coding sequence ATGGGAAGAATTTTTGAAACACGAAAGCATACGATGTTCGCCCGCTGGGATAAGATGGCGAAGGCGTTCACGCGCTGCGGAAAAGAAATAGAGATCGCTGTGAAATCGGGTGGTGCCGACCCGAAGAGCAATCCAGCCCTTCGCCGAGTCCTGCAAAACGCACGGTCGGTCAACATGCCGAAGGATAAGATTGAAGCGGCGATCAAGCGAGCGCTTGGTGGCGATTCCAAAGACTACGAAATCCTCGTCTATGAGGGATATGCACCTCACGGGGTCCCGCTTCTCGTCGAAGCAGCCACCGACAACCCGACCCGAACCATCGCCAATATTCGGGTCCACTTTAACAAGGGCGGTGGCAACCTTGGAACAACCGGTAGTGTAGGGTTCCTCTTTAAGCGAATGGGTGTCTTTCGTTTGGACCCCGAAGGCCTTGATTTGGACGAACTCGAACTGGGTCTGATCGATTTTGGCCTGGTGGAAATCGGTGAGGGAGAGGGAGAGAAAGGCGAGGCCCAGTTGATTCTGAGATGTGAGTTCAACGACTTTGGAAACCTTCAAACTGGACTCGAAGAATTGGGCATCAGTCCGCTCAAAGCCGACTCAGAGTACATCCCACTTAGCATGACTGAACTTGGCGAAAAGGAAGCCGAGGAAGTCATGGCATTGGTGGACCGTCTCGAACAAGATGACGACGTGCAAAACGTGTTTCATAACCTCGCGTGA